The Halomonas elongata DSM 2581 DNA segment AGGCCACCCGGGCCAGGCGCTCGTCGCGCAGAAACGGCATGTCGTGCTCGACCCAGGCCCGCAGGCGCTCGACCATCTCGCGCATCATCCCGGGCAAGGCTTCGCGGGTCTCGGCCAGCGATTCGACGCCGGACCGGCGCTCCTCGAGGGTCGCAGCCTGGCGTTCCACGACCGGCGCCAGCTCCTCGTTGTAGGCCCGCAGGCGACGAGTCTCTTCCCGCGCCTGACGAAGTTCGCGCAGTTGCTCGCGGACCGCCTCGTCGGCATTGTCGATGCGCTCCTGCAACTCGGCCTGGGTACGTTGGGCGTCTAGCGCCTCGTCGCGAAGCGACGACTGGGCCGACGCCGAAGCCGCCAGGGTCAGGGCGAGCCCCGCCACTCCCCAGCGAATCCATGGTTTCCTATACGGCACGCTCGTCTCCCGGAAGGTGCACTGAACGCCTGGCACATTACTTCAAACAAGAATTATTATCAATACCTCGACCGTTGTGGCGATACCATGAAAAAACCGGCCTCCCCGATGGGAAGGCCGGCCGTTGAACCAGCAGCGGCTGGTAACTATCGCGTGCCTGAGAGTGCCTTACAGCTTCTGCTCCAGCTCGGGCAAGGCGTCGAAGAGGTCAGCCACAAGACCGTAGTCAGCCACCTGGAAGATCGGCGCTTCCTCGTCCTTGTTGATCGCCACGATCACCTTGGAGTCCTTCATGCCCGCCAGGTGCTGGATGGCACCGCTGATGCCCACGGCGATGTAGAGCTCCGGGGCGACGATCTTGCCGGTCTGGCCGACCTGCATGTCGTTGGGCACGAAACCGGCATCCACCGCCGCGCGAGAGGCGCCGATGGCCGCGCCGAGCTTGTCGGCGATACCGTCGAGCAGCTTGAAGTTCTCGCCGTTGCCCATGCCGCGGCCACCGGAGATGACCACCTTGGCCGCGCCCAGTTCGGGACGGTCACTCTGGGCCAGTTCCTCGCCGACGAAGGACGACAAGGCGTTGTCG contains these protein-coding regions:
- a CDS encoding DUF3450 domain-containing protein; translation: MPYRKPWIRWGVAGLALTLAASASAQSSLRDEALDAQRTQAELQERIDNADEAVREQLRELRQAREETRRLRAYNEELAPVVERQAATLEERRSGVESLAETREALPGMMREMVERLRAWVEHDMPFLRDERLARVASLESTLSAADLSSAEKLERVLAAWRAELDYGRELDAWRGELPGDTPREVNFLRIGRIGWYYLTPDGHQGGVWKAEAGEWQSLDESALAEIRKGLRIVREQRAPAMLDLPVSQPVEDAS